The following coding sequences lie in one Pantanalinema sp. genomic window:
- a CDS encoding amidohydrolase, which translates to MDTTPLLDPCAADRLALLSKLDAAVDAMTAELVETRRDFHRWPELSFQEVHTAARIAQALHGLGLEVQTGIAKTGLVALLRGARAGKTVLVRADIDALPLHEEAPHSYVSRNPGVMHACGHDAHMAMLLGAIRFLVAHRDRLCGNVKFVFQPAEEGPGGADLMIEEGVLEGPRVDAALGFHIWNELPVGTLGIREGALMASADEFELHVRGQGGHGADPHLSVDAVVVAAHIVTALQTVVSRMVSPLESAVLTVGQIAAGSGHNIIAQDAVMRGTVRTFDERLRAEMPRRIEALAQGVASAFGARCELRYKHQYPVTVNDREMTRLVRRAAEHAVGVERVVEAERTMGSEDMAFFLQKVPGCYFLIGSFNAAKGFDKPHHHPSFDIDEDALPIGVKVIVQSVLDYLAG; encoded by the coding sequence ATGGACACGACCCCGCTCCTGGATCCCTGCGCCGCCGATCGCCTCGCCCTGCTCTCGAAGCTCGACGCCGCGGTGGACGCCATGACCGCGGAGCTGGTCGAGACCCGGCGCGACTTCCATCGCTGGCCCGAGCTGAGCTTCCAGGAGGTCCACACCGCGGCCCGGATCGCCCAGGCCCTCCACGGCCTCGGCCTCGAGGTCCAGACCGGCATCGCCAAGACCGGCCTGGTGGCCCTCTTGCGGGGTGCGCGAGCGGGCAAGACGGTGCTGGTGCGGGCGGACATCGACGCCCTGCCCCTGCACGAGGAGGCGCCCCACTCCTACGTCTCGCGCAACCCCGGGGTGATGCACGCCTGCGGCCACGACGCCCACATGGCCATGCTGCTGGGCGCGATCCGCTTCCTGGTCGCGCACCGCGACAGGCTGTGCGGCAACGTCAAGTTCGTGTTCCAGCCCGCCGAGGAGGGGCCCGGCGGCGCCGACCTGATGATCGAGGAGGGGGTGCTCGAGGGCCCCCGCGTGGACGCGGCCCTCGGCTTCCACATCTGGAACGAGCTGCCGGTGGGCACGCTCGGGATTCGCGAGGGGGCCCTGATGGCCTCGGCCGACGAGTTCGAGCTGCACGTCCGCGGCCAGGGGGGGCACGGGGCCGATCCTCACCTTTCGGTGGACGCGGTGGTGGTCGCCGCCCACATCGTCACGGCCCTGCAGACCGTCGTGAGCCGCATGGTCTCGCCGCTCGAGTCGGCGGTCTTGACCGTGGGCCAGATCGCCGCGGGCTCGGGCCACAACATCATCGCGCAGGATGCGGTGATGCGCGGGACCGTGCGCACCTTCGACGAGCGGCTGCGCGCCGAGATGCCCCGCCGGATCGAGGCCCTCGCCCAGGGGGTGGCCTCGGCCTTCGGGGCGCGCTGCGAGCTCAGGTACAAGCACCAGTACCCGGTGACGGTCAACGACCGGGAGATGACCCGGCTGGTGCGCAGGGCCGCCGAGCATGCCGTCGGGGTCGAGCGGGTGGTCGAGGCCGAGCGGACCATGGGCTCCGAGGACATGGCCTTCTTCCTGCAGAAGGTGCCGGGCTGCTACTTCCTCATCGGCTCCTTCAACGCCGCCAAGGGCTTCGACAAGCCCCACCACCATCCCAGCTTCGACATCGACGAGGACGCCCTGCCGATCGGGGTCAAGGTGATCGTGCAGAGCGTCCTGGACTACCTGGCGGGCTGA
- a CDS encoding tetratricopeptide repeat protein yields the protein MSQFTEWLEAARTRLAQDDPSGAEEALREALALSPDDLEAGLELCYLLFDADRHHEAVPVLEALRLRHPRHLEALNNLVYAYMAVDELDQAESTLAAIFACDPDDADAHNNLGLLREHRMELTLAAPAFEAALERNPEHPFAWANLARVREALGDTQGTILALRRALERQPDALDLRAQLAQALLGVGEAKLAAHELRRLLRDEPDDAFAHGALGMAYRQQREWEKAASAFEEALSRDPDLQSAWFYLAMTLADHGRHDAAIATYRNLLARWPHDAEARNNLGFLLSRRGEFAEALWEIQQALRLEPDLPVAFLNLGNVLRLKGDLEGAIAQLERAVERLPDHGEAHFNLALLLAETGRIARARFHCKRCLSLNLRDEAALALMRSLRAR from the coding sequence ATGAGCCAGTTCACCGAGTGGCTCGAGGCGGCGCGCACGCGCCTGGCCCAGGACGACCCGTCAGGCGCCGAGGAGGCGCTGCGCGAGGCCCTCGCCCTTTCCCCCGACGACCTGGAGGCCGGCCTCGAGCTGTGCTACCTGCTCTTCGACGCGGATCGGCACCACGAGGCCGTCCCCGTGCTGGAGGCCCTGCGCCTGCGCCACCCGCGGCACCTGGAGGCCCTCAACAACCTGGTCTACGCCTACATGGCCGTCGACGAGCTCGATCAGGCCGAATCGACGCTGGCGGCCATCTTCGCCTGCGACCCCGACGACGCCGACGCCCACAACAACCTGGGCCTCTTGCGGGAGCACCGAATGGAGCTGACTCTCGCGGCCCCCGCCTTCGAGGCGGCCCTCGAGCGCAACCCGGAGCACCCCTTCGCCTGGGCCAATCTCGCCCGGGTCCGCGAGGCGCTCGGCGACACGCAGGGCACGATCCTCGCCCTGCGGCGCGCCCTCGAGCGGCAACCCGACGCCCTCGACCTGCGCGCCCAGCTGGCGCAGGCCCTGCTCGGTGTCGGCGAGGCGAAGCTCGCCGCCCATGAGCTGAGGCGGCTGTTGCGCGACGAGCCCGACGACGCCTTCGCCCACGGGGCGCTCGGCATGGCCTATCGCCAGCAGCGGGAATGGGAGAAGGCCGCTTCCGCCTTCGAGGAGGCCCTCTCGCGGGACCCGGACCTGCAATCCGCCTGGTTCTACCTGGCGATGACCCTGGCGGACCACGGCCGCCACGACGCGGCGATCGCCACCTACCGCAACCTCCTGGCCCGGTGGCCTCACGACGCCGAGGCCCGCAACAACCTGGGCTTCTTGCTCAGCCGCCGGGGCGAGTTCGCCGAGGCCCTCTGGGAGATCCAGCAGGCCCTGAGGCTCGAGCCGGACCTGCCGGTGGCCTTCCTCAACCTGGGCAACGTGCTGCGCCTCAAGGGCGACCTGGAGGGCGCGATCGCCCAGCTCGAGCGGGCGGTCGAGCGCCTGCCCGACCACGGCGAGGCCCACTTCAACCTGGCCCTGCTGCTCGCCGAGACCGGCCGCATCGCACGCGCGCGCTTCCACTGCAAGCGCTGCCTGAGCCTCAACCTGCGCGACGAGGCGGCCCTGGCCCTGATGAGAAGCCTGCGCGCGCGCTAG
- a CDS encoding Maf family protein, producing the protein MTRSIQEARVVLASASPRRSELLAQAGIPFVVDPSDLPEVPEPDWDPCETATRLSARKALDVANRHPDADLVIGADTVVVVDQEVFGKPADPADAVRMLKRLSGRAHAVVTGWSLVDPRRDHAMSEFTSSRVFFADLDEETIRRYVATGEPMDKAGAYAIQGKAGLFVQAIEGDYANIVGLPIAAIGQALRQFGWHVI; encoded by the coding sequence TTGACCCGATCGATTCAAGAAGCCCGCGTCGTGCTCGCCTCCGCCTCGCCGCGGCGCTCGGAGCTGCTCGCCCAGGCGGGGATCCCCTTCGTCGTCGACCCGAGCGACCTCCCGGAGGTCCCCGAGCCCGACTGGGACCCGTGCGAGACAGCCACCCGCCTCTCGGCCCGCAAGGCCCTCGACGTGGCCAACCGCCACCCCGACGCCGACCTGGTCATCGGGGCCGACACGGTCGTGGTCGTGGACCAGGAGGTGTTCGGCAAGCCCGCGGACCCCGCGGACGCCGTGCGCATGCTCAAGCGCCTCTCGGGGCGCGCCCACGCGGTGGTGACGGGGTGGAGCCTGGTCGATCCCAGGCGCGATCACGCCATGAGCGAGTTCACCAGCAGCCGGGTCTTCTTCGCCGACCTCGACGAGGAGACGATCCGGCGGTACGTGGCGACCGGCGAGCCCATGGACAAGGCCGGCGCCTACGCCATCCAGGGCAAGGCAGGCCTGTTCGTTCAGGCGATCGAGGGAGACTACGCGAACATCGTGGGGCTTCCGATCGCAGCCATCGGTCAAGCCTTGCGGCAATTCGGCTGGCACGTTATATAG
- the radC gene encoding DNA repair protein RadC, translating into MQSQDKREASRLRLKDLPPDARPRERLLELGPKGLADAELLAILLGSGSASETALDLALRLLATFGATGPEALRGLSSARPEELARLHGLGPAKASRLVAAFELAERAGTLRATERPAVGGPEDLVRLVSPHLRGEAREHALVVWLNGRQQVLGWEAVSVGSLTEAVVHPREVYREAIRRGACAIALLHNHPSGDPAPSEEDRALTRRLVAVGGLVGIPLIDHVIVAEGGYYSLRAERGLWEGTDAGGAGVGATL; encoded by the coding sequence ATGCAGTCGCAGGACAAGAGAGAGGCCTCGCGCCTCCGCCTCAAGGATCTGCCGCCCGACGCCCGTCCCCGTGAAAGGTTGCTGGAGCTGGGCCCCAAGGGGCTCGCCGACGCCGAGCTGCTCGCCATTCTCCTGGGATCGGGCTCGGCCAGCGAAACGGCGCTGGATCTGGCCTTGCGGCTGCTCGCCACTTTCGGGGCCACGGGGCCCGAGGCCCTCAGGGGCCTTTCGAGCGCGCGGCCCGAGGAGCTCGCACGGCTCCACGGCCTGGGGCCGGCCAAGGCCTCGCGCCTGGTCGCGGCTTTCGAGCTCGCCGAGCGCGCGGGGACCCTGCGCGCGACCGAGCGGCCCGCCGTCGGCGGGCCCGAGGACCTGGTGCGCCTGGTCTCGCCCCACCTGCGAGGCGAGGCCAGGGAGCATGCCCTAGTCGTCTGGCTGAACGGACGACAGCAAGTTCTGGGTTGGGAGGCGGTGTCGGTCGGAAGCCTGACCGAGGCCGTCGTCCACCCGCGAGAGGTGTATCGCGAGGCCATCCGCCGGGGGGCCTGCGCGATCGCGCTCTTGCACAACCATCCGTCCGGCGATCCGGCCCCTTCGGAGGAGGATCGCGCCCTCACGCGGCGCCTGGTCGCGGTGGGGGGGCTGGTCGGGATTCCCCTCATCGACCACGTGATCGTGGCGGAAGGGGGCTACTACAGCCTGCGCGCCGAGCGCGGGCTGTGGGAGGGGACAGATGCCGGCGGGGCCGGTGTCGGCGCAACGTTGTAG